The genomic region tagtAAGAATTTAAAggtaattaaaattcaaattataggaattaaaaaaattattttcaaattataccgaataaaagagaattaaaatagaaattataaaaataaaaaaatcattaaaaaaattaaaatataaatgataaaaaacagtaaaataatCGAACCAAACTCTGAACGAGTGTGAGGATTGTGACAATCAGATTCTATAAATTAGGGACGAATTTTTTCAGGAAAGTGCTGCAAatcaaaaaacaaagaaagatgaGCGAAACCATCACCTTAAGATCAAGCTCTCCAATTGTGCCCATATACTTGCTTCCCTCATGCTCACAACCCACCAATGCATGCCACGAATTTTCCAGGTTTTCTAAACAAAAGGGGCCCCTAGCCTAGATATATGGTAAGCATTCTCTACAAATGACTTGACCTTGGACGAAAACTTTAAGCTTCCAGATGTTGGACCATTCACCAGAAACAACTAACTGAGTGTGGGACTACTTGGTGCAAAAACCATCCTTACTAAGATCTCAATCAGTTTATCATTCAAACCTATATCAACAAGGGGGATTTCCAGAATTGCTAAAACCTCTTCCTCATTAAACATGAACTCTAGCTAGCTAGAACTCATGCATTCCATACTCCCTTCTCCTGGTCTATAAGATCATGCACTATCAAATCAAGTGCTACTCGAGCCCCAGCATGATCATGCAAGGCAATGTTCCTCCCTCGAAGCCAACTATCCTTCCACACATTAATACTATCACCCTTCCCCACACGCCATTTCATCCACTCTTTCAACAAATGTCTAGAGGACCAAAACCTTCATTCGCCAAGAATAACTGGGATGATGATGTCCAAGTGTTGCATGCATAAAATCACAGCTGGGCAAATATCTTGCTTTCAACACCCTTGCTGCTAAAGAGCAACTAGGGTTACTCACAAAAACTCCATGCCTGATTTCCAAGAAGGGCCAAATTAAAACCCTTTAGATCTTGAAAAACCATTCCTCCTTGATCCTTCCTCAAGGTTAGCTTGTCCCAACGGAGCCAATTCACGCCCATTCTGCCCTCCCTTTTACTTCCCCACCAAATTGAATGGAGCATCCCATGAATCTCATCTATAAGAGTATCAGGTAATATATAGATGCTCATACAATACATTGGGATAGCAAGCTTAAAGCAAAAACTTTATCATCACCTTTTTCCCTGCTCTAGAGTGCCATCTCTCACTCCAGGATTGGATCCTTTTCCACATACGATCTCTGATATACCCTAATATTGCTTTCTTGATCCAACCAATTAAGGAAGATACCCCAAATATCGACTAGGGCCCTGCAACCCTCAAACTCAAAGTGATATTAGCTCTAACCTCCTCTGAAAACATTTCTATTATAGAAAATCTCAGACTTGGCTAGTTTGCACCAGAGGCTGcctcatatatataaatatttagttatttaattaatcttttagaaatttaatgatatattaaattttgatttaaaattttaaatattttaattttttattatttttaattttgatcacataattattattacttattctcatatttttacataaaataatattattacttgTGTGAGAATTGGAAACTCAAGTGTAAAGTGATGacttgtgaggtgtttgataaATCTTTAAATCctactcatttattttaatttaaaggtTAAGATTAAATCCTTTCACCCTCACACTCTCacatatgtataatttttataataaaaaataagaataattaattttaatccttgaatcattattaaaaaaattaatagttgagattaaatattaattttaattagtgaGGTACCTTGATTTCCCAATTATCTTTCCCATGAATccataatcttttttatattctcatTCATCCTTCTATTAGCTGCGATGATCCGGAAGCCTTTTTGCCTTCAGACCTTACAACACAACACGTTGCAGCtgttaaaaataaagaaggTCTGAAAGCTTCTGTTGCTAGGGTGGGAGAGACATATCAGAGGCATAGGGAACAGCAACCAACCAATCTTGAACGGATAAAATAATTTGTCCACTAAGTTTTCCGTTTcaactaatataaataataaaaactagttttgttataattttatattaagaaaaCTAGTTTTGGTGAAAGatatgtttgtaaaaaaattaaaaaaatatatccaactatgcaaaaagcaaaaaagaagtaaaaagacAATTATCATACCATAAAGATGTAACCGCATATCCAACTATGTTTGGAAcatgtataattaaaaattatgacccAATTAGATGCAAATGTCCTTGCTTCCTGTATTGAAACACCCCCTACGAATCCTAACACCCCATTGTGTACGTCCCTTTTCAAGCCCACCTCATACCATAAAGATGTAACCGCATATACATTAGACATTGTTTAATCTATAATGTATTTTGTAGTAAGAATTAATcattttgtaatgtatttttttttattatggatTGACCGAtcagtaataaaataaaatatattataaattaaataattcatatgtATTTGTATTGTGAATTGATCAATCCATAATACATTTGGATTATAAATTGAGCAAGTCGTATTACAAATTgatcaatttataatatatcacAAGGGGCATTGATATTAATCAACCAATCCTAGTCATCACTCTCGGTCAAGGCAATAGTAGTGATGAGGTTTGCCTTGGTGACGACCCtcacattgtggaatttcaggACGATGATGTGGGTGGTGAGGAGTTGGGATCAAGGTAGATGATGTAGCGGACAAGGGTGGCGGCTTTGCCGAAAGAGCCAGAGATGAGGTAGGTAAGGCAAGGCATGGAGGGAGAGGGGACGTCATGGATGATGGCAATCTTGGCTTGCGGTGATTCTGAGATGAGTGGTGGTGGATCAGTGTGATTGATGGAGGTGGTGggagagaggaagaagaaggataGAAAGGAAATATTAGAAATTCATGGGTGCACCAAGCAAAAATGGGTTGTATTAAATAATTGTATGGTAAGAAACAAACAAATCTAAGCCCAGGAATCCCCTTCAATGGACCTTAAGGCCCATGATCctcgtttctcttctttctctcttccaactgcttttctctctctcagaATCTGATAAAACCCTTCTGAAAACCAATCATAGCTCGAAGAACTGAGAATCGAACTACTTTCACTTCTTCAAAATGGCTCACTCGTTGATAAGAAAATGCATAAAACCTGCAACCCTCAACTTCCTGACACCACTCGCAGTCCCTGAGATTCGGCGGCGGCTAGCGTCGGTGGCGGCAGCGGCGGACGAGGACCCTCCGCAATCGCCGTCGTCGTTCACTTTCTCGTCGGAGGGGGAGAAGGTGTACGTGAAGCCGCCGGCGGGGAAGTGGAAGCCGTCGCCGTCGTCGACGGTGACGATGCCGATGTCGTTCATGACGGGGTCCATCGTGGGGAAGCGCTTCTACAAGGAGGTGAAGACTCGCGAAGCCGATGACGGGAACGGCTGGACGGTTATGCTCGATTACCGAACCCTAAAGACTCCTTCCAAGAGACCCCTCAAGCTTCCCTCTCTTCCTCTTGCTAAAGCCATTGCTGCTGAATGGGAATACCAGGTTTTGCTCTTGATTATAATCCCCTTCTCTTCTTGGtggttaattatgttttattttcgtgtttttttgtccctctttttttttatatggcttttagtgaaaaaatttgAGCTTCTCTTGTAAGTTAAAACCAGTTTATAAAAATTTTGTCATTTAACTTCTCTAAAAGTTAAAGctcataaattgattttaattattagaggatctcatgaataataatataccCTCTTATTAAGTGATAATGTAGAAGTTTATACAAACAggactaaaatattttgttggatGAGTGGTAGGATTAGGAATGTATGAATTGGGCATGGTTTATGAATGAACATTGTGAGGTTGTTTGATTATGTAGAGTCCAGCTAGTGGGAAAAGGCGTGTCTTTTGTTGATGTATGGCTACAGAGTGTCGTGTTGTGTTGTTGACGATTAGTTGGCAATTGCTTTAAATTAACTGACACAAGTGGTAGCGGCTTGGGTCCCTCTCTTAACCAAGTGGTCCATGGGTCAAATCCCAGTTGGCCCTTAGGTATGGAATAAATCGTATTGTGAGGGGAATACCCACCTTGTGTGCGCTCGAGGTCCCTGACGAAGATGAGTCACTACTTTTGGTAGAGACTATTTCATATCAATATGATGGTCACCAAATAAAGAGTTAATACCGAGGCACAATGCAAGTGTTTTTTCAGTTTCCCTGAGGAGATATAGTCAAGTGGGGGGAATGGATTCTATCATCTATCATGAAATAAGGTTATGTTCAAATTTTTTGTCTGTCTCTTTTCTGTGTAGAGAGATAGGTGAGACCTATTTAGTGTCCATTGAgggagaaagagggagagaaacaATATTTGAATATGACCTTGTTGTGAAACTTTTAACTTAAAGAtcttcattttcataaaatagagACATGATTAGGATTTTGACTTTATTATTTGCCATGCACTGATAACAATGGGAAAGGGTTGGTCCAGATGTTGTCCACGTTAATTGATCATTTGATCATGACTATCTGTATTGTCATCCAAAGTAGAGGATATTGTTATTTGAACTGCTAAAGGATTGGCAGGCCTAGCTGATGGCAGAAAAATGTCcactttttgaaaatttatagcTCACTTTTGCCCTTCAATGTTAGTTTATGGATGTTTTTGTCATAATTTTCACTATCCTGAATGCCAGGGCTGCCTAGTATCCCTCATCATCATTGCAAAGAAAGATGCTTATTTCCTGCTTTCATAAAagctgtgaattttgtttcATAAATTTTCCTCTGAATAgggttaaaataatttaaagtctCTTGGTGCGGTGATATAGCTAATGCAAGCCTCCCCTTCAATATGATTATATGCCCCATAAATTGCCATtcaaaatacttaaataatctCCATTTGAAGCTGCATATTCAGTTTAATATAGTTATGGATGCTTAGGAGTGTCATTTAAAGTGGGCTGCTAATGAAGTTTGATTTGTTGTAGCAAACGGATGGCATAAGGCCCTTCACAATGCCTCTTATGAGActtgcttgcactgccttggaaAGAGTTCCACTCACAAGGAGCAAAGTTATTGAgaatttgatgaagaaatttAATCAAGATTTAGTATTTTGCCGTGCACCTGATGACGATGAGCTGACAAGCTATGTACATGGTATGGTATTAATTGATAGCGTGGTATGTCTTTACATGTCAGATCTcagttaataaaattatgattgccTCATATAAATACATGATGAGTACATTAGGATTTTGTGAGTTGAATTGAAGTCATCATCTTAAATTGTAAAAAGCATTTTCGTATAGCTCTTTTAATTGATGGTTTTCGGAGTGTGGATTTTTCTGTAGCAACCATTTGAAATTTATAACTTAGGCAGCAGTTATtgcaatgaaaataaataataatgattgCCTAATATGATCATGAACTTCAAGTCTGGTGAATAATCTGCTTTATCATAGTTGTGGGAATGATTTTCTTTAATGCAAGCATAAAtgtaagcattttttttcttatacagTGTCACAGTTTAGGTCAGTATGTAACTAAATTTTTTACTGTGAGcatttctttttcactttctcATTGGGTTGGTATTGTTGTGATTATATATGTTTGGCAAGCTGATCCGAGACATAGTGCATCATTTAGAGTATATTTTAGCTTTACTTACCTAGaatgattgttattttttttttcttgcaatgTTCTTGTTAACTCCACCTGTGGTCTCATAGTTGGTCCCAGTCCGGGTAAAGGGGGATGGTTGTAATAGGCCCTTGACACCCAACACATAACTTGTTGAAACCCCAAACATGAATGTTTTTGTTGATCAAAGTCATCTGGGTTAGGTTAAGAAACATCTCATTGATTTTTGAGTAATAAGATGTatggatttgaatttgaaaattcatCTTTGCAGCTCGTCAGGTGGAGAAAATTGATCCATTGCTTCGTTGGGTGGAGTCAGAATTTGGCTTTAAGCCAGTTCTTTACACCAGCTTTTTTGGTGGAAAGCAGGAAGATGGTCTTGTAATGGCTATTGAGAACCTTCTAAAGAAAACAGATGATTGCGAATTGGCAGCAATTGATGCTATTGCAGCATCAGCACATTCGTTAATTATAGCTATTGGAATGGTTCAGGGGAAATTGCAAATTGAGGAAGCAATTGAACTTATTAGACTTGAAGAAGATTCTCAGGTACTTACTATAACCGTAACCTGATTCAAAATCTTCTCTCTATATTGTGCTTAAATATTGAAGTACAGGACATAATCTTGACATGATTTGTGAAATAAAAGTCTTGATTCTCTGTTTCAGGTGGACAGGTGGGGCCTCGTAGAAGGTGGCCATGATGTGGATATTGCTGATCTAAGGGTGCAGGTTTCGTCAGCAATTGTATTTCTTGGTTTATCAAGATGCATATAGGCTTTTAACATCCTTTCATGTTTACGTTACCATCCTAGGAACTAGCTATCAGGCTAGACTAGAATAGGAAACCAGGGGTTGTTGTCATATCCAGATCTTTCCAGAGACAATAAATATTCTTGGGTACGCATAATTTGCTTTGTAGAGTTTTATTTATGGTTACAGTTTTGTCATGGGTTGAAACATTATAAACATGGCTTTAAAAGGGCCTGATTTGTACTGGAATAACAGGTAAAATTCTTTGTACAAGTGTTTTCTTTCAGCTTCATTATTCATAGGAAACAAATTTGTGGGTTGTGTGAATTGGAAGATGATTACGAAATATGCAGTGTTCTTGTTGAGATTTGAAATATTCCGAGCATGATTTTTGAGATTGAATTGATATTATAGTTGGAAATTTCTCGGTACAATATGAATAATTActtacaacatttttttatgattttatactTGGTTTCATGTATTGAAACTTTGGTTGAATGAAAATAGAATTCCTTTTCCTTTCTTCGTATTGGCTAAAGAGCTGGTATTGTTCTAAGAGAATCAAAGTCACTGGAGATCCTCTGAATACTTTGGATGAGATTCATGAGAATAACTACTTTGACGGATGCAGTCCTTTTGATTATGTGAATATATCACGCCAGTAAGCGCTAAAGATTCATTAAAACTGAAGAAATAACCATCAAGTTAAATTGAATATAAGAGACTTGATTAACACTGTATCCCTTACTGCAAGTGGCAAGTATACCTGTGGCTTTTAAGGATCTTCCTgacagcatagaacacaaagtGGAGGCTGTTTAGTGATGTCACAGTTACAACATGCTGTGTCGCAGTCATTGTTGCATCCTGTAGAAACATTAATTTGTCTACCTTGTAAGGATTTAGGAAATATGCAAATTCTGTAATTGTCACCCTAATTATTTGGACCAAACTACTTATCATTGCTAAATAAAGTAGCATGAAATGTGTATTACAAGCTTATACTTTTTACTGCAATACCTGTTATAGTCACATATTGAGATGGTTGGATACCCTGAGAAATCCTGAGAATTGAAAGGCGAGTGCTACCTTGAACATTAATGCCATGCTCAGAAGAAATCATGAAAACCATAAACCAAGCTACTGCCAACGACTTCATGATTGTGATGGTGATAGCATGTGAAGTTTTTCTCAATAGAGTGTGTTATATATGGTTCTCAACTGAAACTCTTTAATAAGAGAACTAGAGTTTTGATGTATGTAAATCATTAAATCTCTTTCACATGTTCATACTTTTTATATAAGCTGTGATTAGAAGTAATGATCATTCTAAAGTTGTGTTAATTGTGAGTACACATTTTCTGATTTTGATTATATTGCAACCCTATCTAAATTGAAGATTCCTCATGACAATTCTATGAATCAGGCGtttcaaattcaatatttttagtttgatcAAATCTCTTAATGTAATGCACTCAACTACCATACTCCTAACATATAAGAACAACaatcatgatttttattttaacacatTTTTGTTTATGTCAATTCATGATTTGatactaataaaatttaaaactttgatcAAATTAAACGCAATTCCCTAATTTATACTCCCTCCCTCCCTCCAGTCTCTTTCTCTATATATAAAAGAGATTCAtgctaattaaacaaataattaattacatttaattacatcaatttcaattaaaaaacatttttttctaacttaCCCTTCAATGGTATTAAGAATcaaaaagaattattaaaaCTAACATCTCAATCTCAATTAAATGAAAAGTATTTtagcaataataatattaaataagataatggtaattaaaattttcctatatttgaaacaaaaaataggttttctttttcttctaatatTTGAGATGGGAGGGAGTAACAATTTAGGAGGGTCCAACTCTAAGCTCCATATTGATCATCATCTTGATCGAGGATTTAACACAATTGGAAAGCATTAAAGCAACAAAAATGGCTGTTTAGGTAGCATGAGGCGTGGTTCAAGTTCCCAATACATTTACATGCATATTACCTAAAGGGACAGTtaacacaaaataaaactttagaatttttattttagacaaaAAGAAACAAGCGTGCCTCCCAATTTCCAGTGCAAATCTTTTGGGGGGGAAAATCCAGGGAGTGTATTTAGCTTGTATATCTAAATCCAACATAGCTACAGCCAATTTTATGAGATGGGGTTCTGTTTGCTATTGACATTTATTTCAGAAACACAAAgtcaataaaaacttaaaacccaagTTTTACAAAAGGGGCTCAGGTTTTATTAATCAAGAATATAGCTAAATCATCCCCAACTTTGAAGAAATACAAAGTTCCAACACAAATGATCAAATGCAAACATCATCATGCCtctaaaaatagaattttaagcTTTAGGCTGAAGTGACTTGATATGTGAGATTTGCTTTCCTGGGTTCAACCCCTTTGGGCAGGCACGAGCACAGTTCAATATGGTGTGGCAGCGATAGAGCTTGAATTCATCATTAATGGCATCCAATCTCTCCTTAGTGTACTCATCACGGCTGTCGCTTATCCACCTGCAAATACCATCACAAACAATATCTCAAAGCTTTGAATAACCAATCTGTAACAGAAACACACCGCATGCAGCAGATTTTATGTAACGagttcaataaaaaaagtatcTTCTAATAAGAAGACTTGAACTCATTCATTCCTAATCCTGACCAAGCATGATCTTAATGATCAAGATATGCGCTCCTATCCTATCATTCACTAAAACTGTATTTCCTACAAATATAACCACACAAACAAGACAGGGAAGTTCAAAGTTAATAATGCCTGAGGCCAGAAGAACAGTGAGTGTATACATAATCATACCAAATGACTAATCCCAAAAAAGGTAATACATATGGAGGACAAGATCTGAAGTAATTACTGACTTCCCTACATAATTCAGTAAATACCAGCCATGTTGGTTAAAAGAGACACACTTAGAATGCAGAGGTATTGCACTTTCAAGAACAGTACAGGTATCATTCGTTTACCACATTCTTACGAGAAACACCATGATGTTAATCAACCAAAATAAGTCACGCACAAGTGGCATAACAATGGACAGATTTTAATACTTGCGAATTCTGATAGATCCCCaagcatataaaataaaacatagaaaggagaaaactaaaaaagatgATAAAAGAATTCATTAAAACAAACAAGAGGCAAACTAAGCCCCATATCTAGAAGATTGTATTCAGTTTAAGTACAGAAATTCCTTATTACCAAAAGAAATGTACAGAATTTCCTAACTCATTTGCCTCACTCATTTTCTTAAAGAACTAAATTGAAAACCTTCCTATGTTTGCAGAACTAAAGAACCATTATCaatgacaaaaattaaaattagttaccAAATAAAATCTTGAAACATGCATAACAGAAATATATTGAGAATCAACAAATGGAGTCACTAACAGAAGATTCTTCAAGTCAACAACACCCTCACAATTTTTTCAATGAAGAATATTCAAGATAAAAAAAGCTTATGGAACTACTAAAACACCAACCATTATATGACACATGGAAAATGTCACTGGAGTATAATAAAATAGCAATCTGAAAAGCAAAGCATAATGATATAATTATAAACAGAGAATTCAGCGAATAGCATCAAAGAATGTATTAACAATACAATGACAAACATAGAATTCAGCAAAGAGCTCTCTTATACTAGCTGAAGTACAAAGCATAGCACCAAGAACAGCAGCTGAGATATTATGCTAGTATTAACAAGTAAATCAACAAAACACCATGCATATATCATGGCAGGTGTGAACTATATAATCCTTTCTCAACCCAAGCTTCAAATTGAATTATCATAACAATACAACAAACAGATAGAATCCACCAAATAGCGTACTCAGTTAGCGCAAACCAACTAACTGACAAACAAAGCTAAAAACACATGCTCACATAGTCACATACTCCAAAACCAATTTCCTCTCACACCCTCAATTTCAACCAAGAAAATCAATGCAACAGCATGCATACTACTAGAATCTTGGTGGTGGGCCACTAGCTTTCAGGAGAAGGTTAGAGTCAAACGGAAATTTCATAAAGTTGGTCACTTACATAaaacaaaaggataaaaaaagacAAGAGCCGGAAAATATGGCAGTCAAGAGTCAGTTTGAATAGACTACTCTTCAAGTGGTACCACCAAGGCAAAAAAAATGGTGTTCATGGAAACAAACACTAACTTTTTACCTCGCCAGATGTAGAAGTATCAcacaagaaaatatataaaaaaaagtcaac from Glycine soja cultivar W05 chromosome 16, ASM419377v2, whole genome shotgun sequence harbors:
- the LOC114391174 gene encoding ATP synthase mitochondrial F1 complex assembly factor 2-like; translated protein: MAHSLIRKCIKPATLNFLTPLAVPEIRRRLASVAAAADEDPPQSPSSFTFSSEGEKVYVKPPAGKWKPSPSSTVTMPMSFMTGSIVGKRFYKEVKTREADDGNGWTVMLDYRTLKTPSKRPLKLPSLPLAKAIAAEWEYQQTDGIRPFTMPLMRLACTALERVPLTRSKVIENLMKKFNQDLVFCRAPDDDELTSYVHARQVEKIDPLLRWVESEFGFKPVLYTSFFGGKQEDGLVMAIENLLKKTDDCELAAIDAIAASAHSLIIAIGMVQGKLQIEEAIELIRLEEDSQVDRWGLVEGGHDVDIADLRVQVSSAIVFLGLSRCI